One Nocardioides luti DNA window includes the following coding sequences:
- a CDS encoding MCE family protein — MLVNIHHDSPAEHRRLLLAGIAFLTAIALLIGFSIAVYQKVFDSVTMVTIKADRAGLQLAKFGDVRINGVLVGQVREIAQDGKEASIKVALDPAAAKAIPENVDVQILPTTLFGQKYISFMKPDSPSKASLSDGDVIPSSRVETNVELSRILANLFPLLRSVQPADLNKTLNALATALGGRGEQIGQTLDDLDSYLGVIDDHLPTLRQDLVLLAQVADDYDIAAPDLIDVLRNVTVTGKTVIEKKDDLDVFFSDLTGLADTSTRILSDNETNIIRIGQVTEPLTRLLAVYSPEYPCLLKGLARYQPFLAKVFAGNIIRQYFQFNTPQYREYDQRDRPVYGEVGHGPWCLGLPNPPVPIGPQPLDDGTDMDDNPPTSTTPGTQPQRAPATTDANPTSGFAGTEGEKAIVNAMLAQSSGRPADSYGSLGALLYGPVVRGGGARS; from the coding sequence GTGCTCGTCAACATCCACCACGACAGCCCGGCGGAGCACCGCCGGCTGCTGCTCGCGGGCATCGCCTTCCTGACGGCGATCGCGCTGCTCATCGGCTTCTCGATCGCGGTCTACCAGAAGGTCTTCGACTCGGTCACGATGGTGACGATCAAGGCCGACCGCGCCGGCCTGCAGCTCGCGAAGTTCGGCGACGTGCGCATCAACGGCGTCCTGGTCGGGCAGGTCCGCGAGATCGCCCAGGACGGCAAGGAGGCCTCGATCAAGGTCGCCCTGGACCCGGCCGCGGCGAAGGCGATCCCCGAGAACGTCGACGTCCAGATCCTGCCGACCACGCTGTTCGGCCAGAAGTACATCTCCTTCATGAAGCCCGACTCGCCCTCGAAGGCGTCGCTGTCCGACGGGGACGTGATCCCGTCCAGCCGCGTCGAGACGAACGTCGAGCTCAGCCGGATCCTCGCCAACCTGTTCCCGCTGCTGCGCTCGGTCCAGCCCGCCGACCTCAACAAGACGCTGAACGCGCTCGCGACGGCGCTCGGCGGGCGGGGCGAGCAGATCGGCCAGACGCTCGACGACCTCGACTCCTACCTCGGCGTGATCGACGACCACCTGCCGACGCTGCGCCAGGACCTCGTGCTCCTCGCGCAGGTCGCGGACGACTACGACATCGCCGCTCCCGACCTGATCGACGTGCTCCGCAACGTCACCGTCACCGGCAAGACGGTGATCGAGAAGAAGGACGACCTCGACGTCTTCTTCAGCGACCTCACCGGTCTCGCGGACACCTCGACGCGGATCCTGTCCGACAACGAGACCAACATCATCCGGATCGGGCAGGTCACCGAGCCGCTGACCCGGCTGCTCGCGGTCTACTCGCCGGAGTACCCCTGCCTGCTCAAGGGGCTCGCGCGCTACCAGCCGTTCCTGGCCAAGGTGTTCGCCGGCAACATCATCCGGCAGTACTTCCAGTTCAACACCCCGCAGTACCGCGAGTACGACCAACGCGACCGGCCGGTCTACGGCGAGGTCGGCCACGGCCCGTGGTGCCTCGGGCTGCCGAACCCGCCCGTCCCGATCGGCCCGCAGCCGCTCGACGACGGCACCGACATGGACGACAACCCGCCCACGAGCACGACGCCCGGCACCCAGCCGCAGCGCGCGCCGGCCACCACGGACGCGAACCCCACCAGCGGTTTCGCCGGCACCGAGGGCGAGAAGGCGATCGTCAACGCGATGCTCGCGCAGTCCTCGGGGCGCCCGGCCGACAGCTACGGCTCGCTCGGCGCGCTCCTCTACGGACCCGTCGTGCGGGGCGGGGGTGCGCGCTCGTGA
- a CDS encoding AbrB family transcriptional regulator: MTEHPGTTRDRPPLAAVARVLVVTVVLSVVLSLLHVPSAVLFGSLLGGMAHALTSPVEIRVPATAFRLGQALIGVTIGSLVSLSALAGMGSALLPITAVTVGTVLVSLAAGRLLAVRRDVSEVTGAFAMIAGGASGVVAIARELGADDRVVTVVQYLRVLLVLLTMPLVTALVFHPERGVGTFEVGSATLVQDLAYVAVALAGGLLIARFVPVTTATLLGPLAVAAVVSSAGWLGTPSVPVALQWAAYALIGVQVGLRFTRASLASITRMLPVVLLIIVAMIALTAAMGAALAWLTPVDGLTAYLATTPGGLFAVLATAADSGSDVTYVMAVQLFRLLVILLLTPALARLLRARRG; the protein is encoded by the coding sequence ATGACGGAGCACCCGGGGACCACGCGCGACCGTCCCCCGCTGGCTGCCGTGGCGCGGGTGCTGGTCGTGACCGTGGTTCTGTCGGTGGTGCTCTCGCTGCTGCACGTGCCGTCGGCCGTGCTGTTCGGCTCGCTGCTGGGTGGGATGGCGCACGCGCTGACGTCCCCCGTGGAGATCCGGGTGCCGGCCACGGCGTTCCGCCTCGGCCAGGCGCTGATCGGCGTCACCATCGGCTCGCTGGTCAGCCTCTCCGCGCTCGCCGGCATGGGCAGCGCGCTGCTGCCGATCACCGCCGTCACGGTCGGGACCGTGCTGGTCAGCCTCGCGGCCGGGCGGCTGCTGGCGGTGCGGCGCGACGTGTCCGAGGTGACCGGCGCCTTCGCGATGATCGCCGGCGGGGCGTCCGGCGTGGTCGCAATCGCCCGCGAGCTGGGGGCGGACGACCGCGTGGTGACGGTCGTGCAGTACCTCCGGGTGCTGCTCGTGCTGCTCACCATGCCGCTGGTGACCGCGCTGGTCTTCCACCCCGAACGGGGCGTCGGGACGTTCGAGGTCGGGAGCGCGACGCTGGTGCAGGACCTGGCGTACGTCGCGGTCGCGCTCGCCGGCGGGCTGCTGATCGCCCGGTTCGTGCCGGTCACGACCGCGACCCTGCTCGGCCCGCTGGCCGTGGCTGCCGTGGTGAGCTCCGCGGGGTGGCTCGGGACGCCGTCGGTCCCCGTGGCGCTGCAGTGGGCGGCGTACGCCCTGATCGGGGTGCAGGTGGGGCTGCGGTTCACCCGGGCCAGCCTGGCGTCGATCACCCGGATGCTGCCGGTCGTGCTGCTGATCATCGTCGCGATGATCGCGCTGACCGCCGCGATGGGTGCGGCGCTGGCGTGGCTGACGCCGGTCGACGGGCTGACGGCGTACCTCGCGACCACGCCGGGCGGGCTGTTCGCGGTGCTGGCGACGGCGGCCGACAGCGGGTCGGACGTGACCTACGTGATGGCGGTGCAGCTGTTCCGGCTGCTGGTGATCCTGCTGCTCACGCCGGCGCTCGCACGACTCCTTCGAGCTCGTCGCGGCTGA
- a CDS encoding DUF1707 domain-containing protein: MEDTGAWADFSHDPRDPAHAGLRAADRDRDAAQHLLTEAYADGRLDRAEFDTRSEQVAAARTLGELPPLLADLVAAPVRGSRLPARTSPAEIQAQAQRAYESDRREAFLGFLGPSLICLVIWLVISWGSFGSSFFWPGFVIAGTGINVVRTLVRRQDIVDEHVRRIEKKQAKDEAKELRARERPDADPAPRDDDGTAS; the protein is encoded by the coding sequence GTGGAAGACACCGGCGCCTGGGCAGATTTCTCCCACGACCCCCGCGATCCGGCCCACGCCGGGCTGCGGGCCGCGGACCGCGACCGGGACGCCGCGCAGCACCTGCTGACCGAGGCGTACGCCGACGGCCGGCTCGACCGCGCGGAGTTCGACACCCGCAGCGAGCAGGTGGCCGCCGCCCGCACCCTCGGCGAGCTCCCGCCGCTCCTGGCCGACCTGGTCGCCGCTCCCGTCCGCGGCTCCCGGCTCCCGGCGCGCACCTCCCCCGCCGAGATCCAGGCCCAGGCCCAGCGCGCCTACGAGTCCGACCGCCGCGAGGCGTTCCTCGGCTTCCTCGGCCCCAGCCTGATCTGCCTGGTGATCTGGCTGGTCATCAGCTGGGGCTCCTTCGGCAGCTCGTTCTTCTGGCCGGGCTTCGTGATCGCGGGGACCGGCATCAACGTGGTCCGCACGCTGGTCCGGCGGCAGGACATCGTCGACGAGCACGTGCGACGGATCGAGAAGAAGCAGGCCAAGGACGAGGCCAAGGAGCTGCGCGCCCGGGAGCGCCCCGACGCGGACCCGGCGCCCCGCGACGACGACGGGACCGCTTCGTGA
- a CDS encoding MlaE family ABC transporter permease, protein MAFSAVSVIRGPGEIAAMVVDVTKLIFTTRFQAREFLEQAWFITSVTLMPTLLVSIPFGAVISLQVGNLTGQLGAQSFAGATAVLAVVREAAPIAAALLIAGAAGSAICSDMGARKIREEIDAMEVLGVDPLARLVVPRVLATMFVSMMINGLVIGAGIGGSYFFIVIVTGGSAGAFLSSFTALATLPDLYISMVKAIIFGWLAAIVGAYKGLNAGGGPSGVGRAVNESVIVSFMLLFFMNAVITAIYFQVVPPPGL, encoded by the coding sequence ATGGCATTTTCCGCTGTGTCCGTGATCCGCGGGCCGGGCGAGATCGCTGCCATGGTCGTCGACGTCACGAAGCTGATCTTCACCACGCGCTTCCAGGCCCGCGAGTTCCTCGAGCAGGCCTGGTTCATCACCAGCGTCACGCTGATGCCGACGCTGCTGGTCTCGATCCCGTTCGGCGCGGTCATCTCGCTCCAGGTCGGCAACCTCACCGGCCAGCTCGGCGCCCAGTCCTTCGCCGGGGCCACCGCCGTCCTCGCCGTGGTCCGCGAGGCGGCCCCCATCGCCGCCGCCCTCCTCATCGCCGGCGCGGCCGGCTCCGCGATCTGCTCCGACATGGGCGCCCGCAAGATCCGCGAGGAGATCGACGCGATGGAGGTGCTCGGGGTCGACCCCCTGGCCCGCCTGGTCGTCCCGCGGGTGCTCGCGACGATGTTCGTCTCGATGATGATCAACGGCCTGGTGATCGGCGCCGGGATCGGCGGCTCCTACTTCTTCATCGTGATCGTCACCGGCGGCTCGGCCGGTGCCTTCCTCTCGTCGTTCACGGCGCTCGCCACGCTGCCCGACCTCTACATCTCGATGGTCAAGGCGATCATCTTCGGCTGGCTCGCCGCGATCGTCGGCGCCTACAAGGGCCTCAACGCCGGCGGCGGCCCCAGCGGCGTGGGCCGCGCGGTCAACGAGTCCGTGATCGTCTCGTTCATGCTGCTGTTCTTCATGAACGCCGTGATCACGGCGATCTACTTCCAAGTCGTCCCGCCACCGGGGCTCTGA
- a CDS encoding hemerythrin domain-containing protein codes for MTTIDLGRPVSGDVVDLILDDHRRFEALLRDLRDSSSDRDAVRQAFAALHVAHATAEEEHVYPQLKRKKAVGEHEAEHGQEEHAEGHEALLAVLELKGTDTQAFDDAVEELAKVVNHHLTEEELSILNPARDEVSETARAELGAAFATARNQLIDDGCGSLADVRRIVAAARKDGLLDDEDEGDED; via the coding sequence ATGACCACCATCGACCTGGGCCGACCCGTCAGCGGGGACGTCGTGGACCTGATCCTCGACGACCACCGCCGCTTCGAGGCGCTGCTGCGCGACCTCCGAGACTCCAGCTCCGACCGCGACGCCGTGCGGCAGGCCTTCGCCGCGCTGCACGTCGCGCACGCGACCGCCGAGGAGGAGCACGTCTACCCGCAGCTGAAGCGCAAGAAGGCGGTCGGCGAGCACGAGGCCGAGCACGGCCAGGAGGAGCACGCCGAGGGCCACGAGGCCCTGCTGGCCGTCCTCGAGCTCAAGGGCACCGACACCCAGGCGTTCGACGACGCGGTCGAGGAGCTCGCCAAGGTGGTCAACCACCACCTGACCGAGGAGGAGCTAAGCATCCTCAACCCGGCCCGCGACGAGGTCTCCGAGACCGCCCGCGCCGAGCTCGGTGCGGCCTTCGCGACGGCCCGCAACCAGCTGATCGACGACGGGTGCGGCTCGCTCGCCGACGTACGCCGCATCGTGGCCGCCGCCCGCAAGGACGGCCTGCTCGACGACGAGGACGAGGGCGACGAGGACTGA
- a CDS encoding MlaE family ABC transporter permease, with the protein MASISALGSAFVQGRRDSLEAYGDQLLFYIKAIAWTPRAIRRYKREIINTLAEITFGAGGLTFIAGTVGVIAFLAFFAGTEVGIQGYASLSQIGVAKFSAFISAYFNTREVAPLISSIALAATVGCGYTARLGAMRISEEIDALEVMGIPSLPFLVTTRMIAAFVAVIPLYIVALSASYLSPRLITTLVYGQSPGTYDHYFLQFLPPIDMLWSFFKLLFLATAIILIHCYYGYTASGGPAGVGMAVGRAIRTSIVTVVVADFFLSFAIWGSTTTVRITG; encoded by the coding sequence ATGGCGAGCATCTCGGCGCTCGGCAGCGCGTTCGTCCAGGGTCGTCGCGACTCCCTCGAGGCGTACGGCGACCAGCTGCTGTTCTACATCAAGGCGATCGCCTGGACGCCGCGCGCGATCCGTCGCTACAAGCGCGAGATCATCAACACCCTCGCCGAGATCACCTTCGGCGCGGGCGGGCTGACCTTCATCGCCGGCACCGTCGGGGTGATCGCCTTCCTCGCGTTCTTCGCCGGCACCGAGGTCGGCATCCAGGGCTACGCCTCGCTGAGCCAGATCGGCGTCGCGAAGTTCAGCGCGTTCATCTCCGCCTACTTCAACACCCGCGAGGTGGCGCCGCTGATCTCCTCGATCGCGCTCGCCGCGACCGTCGGCTGCGGCTACACCGCCCGGCTCGGCGCGATGCGGATCTCCGAGGAGATCGACGCGCTCGAGGTGATGGGGATCCCGTCGCTGCCGTTCCTGGTGACGACCCGGATGATCGCGGCGTTCGTCGCCGTCATCCCGCTCTACATCGTGGCGCTGAGCGCGTCGTACCTCTCGCCCCGCCTGATCACCACGCTGGTCTACGGCCAGTCGCCGGGCACCTACGACCACTACTTCCTGCAGTTCCTGCCACCGATCGACATGCTCTGGTCGTTCTTCAAGCTGCTCTTCCTCGCGACCGCGATCATCCTGATCCACTGCTACTACGGCTACACCGCCTCGGGCGGGCCCGCGGGCGTCGGCATGGCCGTGGGCCGGGCGATCCGCACCAGCATCGTGACCGTGGTGGTCGCGGACTTCTTCCTGAGCTTCGCGATCTGGGGCTCGACCACCACCGTGCGGATCACGGGGTAG
- a CDS encoding MmcQ/YjbR family DNA-binding protein — MDVATMQEHCLAKPGAWPDNPWDHEHPVIKVGDGAAGKIFAFLGSGGVGVKGGASREVADEWLERYPGDATVMAYIGRSGWNDLAYDGAIPDDELLEAVDESYRLVVSKLPKKHRPAGWEG, encoded by the coding sequence ATGGACGTCGCCACGATGCAGGAGCACTGCCTGGCCAAGCCGGGCGCCTGGCCGGACAACCCCTGGGACCACGAGCACCCGGTCATCAAGGTCGGCGACGGCGCCGCCGGCAAGATCTTCGCCTTCCTCGGCAGCGGGGGAGTCGGGGTCAAGGGCGGCGCCTCGCGGGAAGTCGCGGACGAGTGGCTCGAGCGCTACCCGGGCGACGCCACCGTGATGGCCTACATCGGGCGGTCCGGGTGGAACGACCTGGCGTACGACGGCGCCATCCCCGACGACGAGCTGCTCGAGGCCGTGGACGAGTCCTACCGGCTCGTGGTCTCGAAGCTGCCGAAGAAGCACCGGCCCGCCGGCTGGGAGGGCTGA
- a CDS encoding ion channel produces the protein MTRSARETGRVVVQHPSAVLLAAQLVAVLAYPFLDESTTGRALLGVVGTAVVLIAVWAVRRTPALSWVAALLGVPAMVFTVVEAFHPGNDAIVLVNALLHAPFYFFVSYAMIRYLFHDDRVTRDELYATGAAFTVVAWGFAYVYAAVQVVWPGSFIGASGPGDRSWFELLFLSFTTLTSVGLSDVTPVLPNARSFVMVEQVAGVLYVALVVARLVGLTVARKAR, from the coding sequence GTGACCCGCTCCGCCCGGGAGACCGGCCGCGTGGTCGTGCAGCACCCGTCGGCGGTGCTGCTCGCCGCCCAGCTGGTGGCCGTGCTGGCCTACCCGTTCCTCGACGAGTCGACCACGGGGCGGGCCCTGCTCGGCGTCGTGGGCACGGCGGTCGTGCTGATCGCGGTGTGGGCGGTGCGTCGTACCCCCGCCCTGTCCTGGGTCGCCGCCCTGCTGGGCGTGCCGGCGATGGTGTTCACCGTCGTCGAGGCCTTCCACCCGGGCAACGACGCGATCGTGCTGGTCAACGCGCTGCTGCACGCGCCGTTCTACTTCTTCGTCTCCTACGCGATGATCCGCTACCTCTTCCACGACGACCGGGTCACGCGCGACGAGCTCTACGCGACGGGCGCCGCCTTCACGGTGGTGGCGTGGGGCTTCGCCTACGTCTACGCCGCCGTGCAGGTCGTCTGGCCGGGGTCCTTCATCGGCGCGAGCGGACCAGGCGACCGGAGCTGGTTCGAGCTGCTCTTCCTGTCCTTCACCACGCTCACCAGCGTGGGGCTGTCCGACGTGACGCCGGTGCTCCCGAACGCCCGCTCGTTCGTGATGGTCGAGCAGGTCGCCGGGGTGCTGTACGTCGCATTGGTGGTCGCCCGGCTGGTGGGGCTCACCGTCGCCCGCAAGGCCCGCTGA
- a CDS encoding MFS transporter — translation MSRSRSPVQSGAWSVWLVGLAIYFVAVFHRSSLAVAGLTAADRFDISASQLATFTMLQLLVYAGMQVPVGLLVDRFGSRSVLLTGTLLMTLGQTGFALAESYPLALVARVFVGMGDAMTFICVLRLVSSWFPTRRIPFVTQVTGTIGQAGALLAAIPMTWALSHLGWTTAYLIAASAGIVLGVLALLVLRDSPAARTLRGPSLSFAAVRTSLAASWAHPGTRLGFWMHFSTQFSATTLALLWGYPFFVRGEGRSPATAGFLLTVIVVAIMCAGPVLGWLVGAHPWHRSTAVLAIVSAIVTIWTVVLLWPGNAPLPVLVVLAFVVGIGGPASMIGFDLGRTSNPAERLASASGIINQGGFLASLLLVVTIGLILDWRTPGGSTTYPPSAFRWAMSAQYVLWAVGLTQVWRYRRRTRAVVSRDELEGVVRAPA, via the coding sequence CCGTCGCCGGCCTCACGGCCGCCGACCGCTTCGACATCTCCGCCTCGCAGCTGGCGACGTTCACGATGCTCCAGCTGCTGGTGTACGCCGGCATGCAGGTGCCCGTCGGGCTCCTGGTCGACCGCTTCGGCTCCCGCAGCGTGCTGCTCACCGGAACCCTGCTGATGACCCTGGGGCAGACCGGCTTCGCGCTTGCCGAGAGCTACCCGCTCGCCCTGGTGGCGCGCGTGTTCGTCGGCATGGGCGACGCGATGACCTTCATCTGCGTGCTGCGGCTCGTGAGCAGCTGGTTCCCCACCCGACGGATCCCGTTCGTCACCCAGGTGACCGGCACCATCGGCCAGGCCGGTGCGCTGCTCGCGGCCATCCCGATGACCTGGGCGCTGAGCCACCTCGGCTGGACCACGGCCTACCTCATCGCCGCGTCGGCCGGCATCGTCCTGGGCGTGCTGGCGCTGCTCGTGCTGCGCGACTCACCGGCCGCCCGCACCCTGCGCGGCCCGAGCCTGTCCTTCGCGGCGGTCCGCACCAGCCTCGCGGCGTCCTGGGCGCACCCCGGCACCCGACTCGGCTTCTGGATGCACTTCTCCACGCAGTTCTCCGCGACCACGCTCGCGCTGCTCTGGGGCTACCCGTTCTTCGTGCGCGGCGAGGGCCGCAGCCCGGCGACCGCCGGCTTCCTGCTGACCGTCATCGTCGTCGCGATCATGTGCGCCGGCCCGGTCCTCGGCTGGCTCGTCGGCGCCCACCCGTGGCACCGCTCGACGGCGGTGCTCGCCATCGTCAGCGCGATCGTCACGATCTGGACCGTCGTGCTGCTGTGGCCCGGCAACGCCCCGCTGCCGGTGCTCGTCGTGCTCGCCTTCGTCGTCGGCATCGGGGGACCGGCCTCGATGATCGGCTTCGACCTCGGCCGCACCTCCAACCCCGCGGAGCGGCTGGCCAGCGCCAGCGGCATCATCAACCAGGGCGGCTTCCTGGCCAGCCTGCTGCTGGTCGTCACGATCGGGCTGATCCTCGACTGGCGCACGCCGGGCGGCAGCACGACCTACCCGCCGTCGGCGTTCCGCTGGGCGATGAGCGCGCAGTACGTCCTCTGGGCGGTCGGCCTCACCCAGGTCTGGCGCTACCGCCGCCGCACGCGCGCGGTCGTCAGCCGCGACGAGCTCGAAGGAGTCGTGCGAGCGCCGGCGTGA